A region of Mammaliicoccus sp. Dog046 DNA encodes the following proteins:
- a CDS encoding ribonuclease HI family protein — protein sequence MPQIYFDAASKGNPGESVCASVIIIDNDRIQFTKDLGIMDNHRAEWEGFIYSIERAIELEVKNALIYTDSKLIGDSIDKGFVKNEMFKPYFLKFKQLESNFDLIFVKWIPRAQNREANQLAQTKLRKVLKSKK from the coding sequence GTGCCGCAAATTTATTTTGATGCTGCCAGCAAAGGGAATCCTGGAGAAAGCGTATGTGCTTCAGTGATTATAATAGATAATGATAGGATTCAATTCACGAAAGATTTGGGCATTATGGACAACCATCGCGCAGAATGGGAAGGGTTCATTTATTCGATCGAACGTGCAATTGAATTAGAAGTGAAAAATGCACTCATATACACTGATTCAAAACTCATTGGTGATAGTATTGATAAAGGATTTGTGAAGAATGAAATGTTCAAACCATATTTTCTGAAATTCAAACAATTAGAATCGAATTTCGACCTTATATTTGTGAAATGGATACCTAGAGCTCAAAATAGAGAAGCAAACCAATTAGCTCAAACTAAATTAAGGAAAGTTTTAAAATCAAAAAAATAA
- a CDS encoding YSIRK-type signal peptide-containing protein (The YSIRK form of extended signal peptide directs nascent proteins to the cross-wall site, while signal peptides lacking YSIRK direct proteins instead to the cell pole. A large fraction of YSIRK proteins are surface proteins anchored by sortase-mediated processing of a C-terminal LPXTG motif.) translates to MDKQRRLQKFSIRKYTVGTCSILIGTLIFLGQPNQDVLASENPIELTKQHESALDDSAEPQLNDQTSVDSQTSEVTEPQKVEETNESQDTTPIDEEIIENKQEEVVQNDKEVTTEQDNNVETVEKVETAESNKQSTVNHELKEVPEAVETNKSTETSQPKENNVGKIEETNQPEESLPQTDESNIQEQVNQDSDEQPTVNPKVEMPTYDIPTSNNENSSLVEAAQNNKATTRRKRSLDANLNNVDSYGNQSRSMLRSATLRAGEQGTFSKAFKGGNPDDVSKVPGFVKIVNAIQTRRGSSTHITYTIKYNDAQTTEARGRFYVYAPSGVQLSPGSVLQNSGPSRRMNWDNRDTTLIGQEMNSMVYQSMTESDRNHLKSITGINTENFYYLMQGTNPSKQSYTATITAIVPDSIAEARNERVYIAFGSATRQQSKRDENNYVIFREEIVPDVVAPRKPQIQTNLTGKAGTRPVIEVQAERNSKVTIYDKDRTPIGEAFANNRGVAYVTPSRDLPEGNVTATATDRAMRPNTSVHSDPRVASDTTAPAKPVITTDLGNKANTVTPISVNAEAGSRVELFDKNNTKLGEGIANDQGVATITPTRAIPEGNVTAKATDNAIRPNTSVPSDPKVATDTIPPTKPVITTDLTGKTGSRPAINVTTDPNTKVELFDPRGNKLGEGRTDEQGRAYIKVNEYLLEENITAKATDNAVRPNSSLSDSRKATDTTPPYKPTITTDLRGKAGTRSEIVVVTDNNTKIELFDKDNNKIGEGRTNIFGIAAIIPTRPIPEGNVIAKATDNAQIPNSSYSFPAKATDTTAPTKPVIETDLTGKAGTTNPVTVKAEPGSNVQLFDKDNEPIGNAVANNQGNAVITPTKPLPEGNVTAKATDNAQTPNTSEASDPKKATDTTAPTKPVIETDLTGKAGSTDPITVKAEPGTTVGLFDKDNQPIGSGVADDEGNAVITPTKPLPEGDVTAKATDNAETPNTSEASEPKKATDTTAPTKPVINTDLDDKAGTKPEIEVTTDPNTKVQLVDKDGNVIGEGVTDENGNAIITPNKELPEGPVKVVASDNAETPNTSESDPINVTDKTAPEKPVIETDLTGKAGSTDPITVKAEPGTKVELFDKDNQLIGSGVADNDGNAAITPTKPLPEGDVTAKATDNAETPNTSEASDPKKVTDNTAPEKPVIETDLTGKAGSKDPITVKAEPGTNVELFDKDNEPIGSGVADDEGNAVITPSKPLPEGDVTAKTTDNAETPNTSEASEPKKATDTTAPTKPVINTDLENKAGTKPEIEVTTEPNTKVQLLDKDGNVIGEGVTDENGNAIITPNKELPEGPVKVVASDDAETPNTSESDPVNVTDKTAPEKPVIESDLTGKAGSKDPITVKAEPGTKVELFDKDNEPIGSGVTDDEGNAVITPTKPLPEGDVTAKATDNAETPNTSEASEPKKVTDTTAPTKPVITTDLDDKAGTKPEIEVTTDPNTKVQLLDKDGTVIGEGVTDENGNAIITPNKELPEGPVKVVASDDAETPNTSESDPVNVTDKTAPEKPVIETDLTGKAGSKDPITVKAEPGTKVELFDKDNEPIGSGVADDEGNAVITPTKPLPEGNVTAKATDNAETPNTSDASDPKKVTDTTAPTKPVITTDLDDKAGTKPEIEVTTDPNTKVQLLDKDGNVIGEGVTDENGNAIITPNKELPEGPVKVVASDNAETPNTSESDPINVTDKTAPKKPVIQTDLTGKAGSKPEIAVTTDPNTKVQLVDKDGNVIGEGITDENGNAIITPNKELPEGPIKVVASDDAETPNTSESDSTVVSLPTNIESDSDVDTSSDSDSDNKSDSDVNTGTDSDSDNSSESDVNTGSDSDSDNKSDSDVNTGSDSDSDSDSDSDANTGSDSNSDNSSDSDSNTGSDSDSDNSSDSDVNTGSDSDTDNTSDSDLNTGSDSDSDNSSDSDANTGSDSESDNKSDSDVNTGSESDSDNSSDSDVNTGSDSDSDNTSDSDVNTGSDSDSDNSSDSDVNTGSDSDTDNTSDSDANTGSDSDSDNKSDSDVNTGSDSDSDNKSDSDVNTGSDSDSDNSSDSVVNTGSDSDVNTGSDSDSDNNSDSDVNTGSDSDSDNNSDSDVNTGSDSESDNSSDSDVNTGSDSDSDSDSDSDANTGSDSDSDNTSDSDLNTGSDSDSDNSSDSDANTGSDSESDNSSDSEVNTGSDSDSDNKSDSDVNSGSDSDSDNNSDSDVNTGSDSESDNSSDSDVNTGSDSDSDNSSDSDANTGSDSDSDSSSDSDVNSGSDSDSDNSSDSDVNTGSDSDSDNSFDSDVNTGSDSDTDNTSDSDTNTGSDSDSDNTSDSDLNTGSDSDSDNSSDSDVNTGSDSESDNSSDSDANTGSDSESDNNSDSDVNTGSDSDSDNSSDSDVNSGSDSDSDANTGSDSESDNSSDSEVNTGSDSDSDNSSDSDVNTGSDSDSDNSSDSDVNTGSDSDSDNSSDSEVNTGSDSDSDNKSDSDVNSGSDSDSDNNSDSDVNTGSDSDSDNNSDSDVNSGSDSDSDNKSDSDANTGSDSDSDNKSDSDVNTGSDSDSDNSSDSDVNSGSDSDSDVNTGSDSDSDNSSDSDANTGSDSDSDSSSDSDVNTGSYSDSDNNSDSDVNSGSDSDSDNISDSDVNTGSDSDSDNNSDSDVNTGSDSDSDNSSDSDVNTGSDSDSDNISDSDVNTGSDSDSDNKSDSDVNTGSDSDSDNSSDSDVNSGSDSESDNSSDSDVNTGSDSDSDNNSDSDVNSGSDSDSDVNTGSDSDSDNSSDSDVNTGSDSDSDNNSDSDVNSGSDSDSDNSSDSGANTGSDSESDNNSDSDANTGSDSDSDNSSDSDVNTGSDSDSDINSDSDANTGSDSDSDNPSDSDTNTGSDSDSDNSSDSDANTGSDSDSDNSSDSDANTGSDSESDNNSDSDANTGSDSDSDNSSDSDVNTGSDTDSDNNSDSDVNTGSDSDSDINSDSDANTGSDSESDNPSDSDTNTGSDSDSDINSDSDANTGSDSDSDNSSDSDANTGSDSDSDNNSDSDVNTGSDSDSDNNSDSDVNSGSDSDSDNNSDSDVNSGSDSDSDNSSDSDVNSGSDSDSDNKSDSDANTGSANTSHNKGEADTNSGSTSDSNINLDSDANTSSNSDSDNNATADNKSDITKELNADIVSSSANGTTSSDNSGNVNEKDNQADKNTLPDTGEQPLNNSTLIGSLFAGLGSIFLFGRRKREKEDQSKN, encoded by the coding sequence ATGGATAAGCAACGACGATTACAAAAGTTTAGTATCCGAAAGTACACGGTTGGTACTTGCTCGATACTAATAGGTACGCTCATCTTTTTAGGACAGCCAAATCAAGATGTGTTGGCATCTGAGAATCCGATTGAGCTTACTAAACAACATGAATCAGCATTAGATGATTCAGCAGAACCACAACTAAATGATCAGACATCAGTAGATTCACAAACTTCTGAAGTTACAGAACCTCAGAAGGTCGAAGAAACAAATGAATCTCAAGACACTACACCTATAGACGAGGAAATTATTGAAAACAAACAAGAAGAAGTCGTACAAAACGACAAAGAAGTAACTACTGAGCAAGATAATAATGTTGAAACAGTAGAAAAAGTAGAAACAGCGGAAAGTAATAAACAAAGTACAGTCAATCACGAATTGAAAGAAGTACCTGAAGCTGTTGAAACGAATAAATCAACAGAGACATCACAACCTAAAGAAAATAATGTAGGTAAAATCGAAGAAACTAATCAACCAGAAGAATCACTTCCTCAAACGGATGAAAGTAACATTCAAGAACAGGTTAATCAGGATTCAGATGAACAACCAACTGTTAATCCTAAAGTAGAGATGCCTACTTACGATATACCAACTTCAAATAATGAGAATTCAAGCCTTGTTGAAGCAGCGCAAAATAATAAAGCAACAACTAGAAGAAAACGTTCATTAGATGCAAATTTAAATAATGTCGATAGTTATGGTAATCAATCACGATCAATGTTGAGAAGTGCAACATTACGTGCTGGAGAGCAGGGAACGTTTAGTAAAGCATTTAAAGGCGGGAATCCTGACGACGTAAGTAAAGTGCCTGGCTTTGTAAAGATTGTAAATGCAATTCAAACGAGACGTGGTAGTTCAACACATATAACTTATACTATTAAATATAATGACGCTCAGACAACAGAAGCACGTGGAAGATTCTATGTATATGCACCGTCAGGAGTTCAATTAAGTCCAGGTTCTGTCCTTCAAAATTCAGGACCTAGCAGAAGGATGAATTGGGATAATAGAGATACTACACTCATAGGTCAAGAAATGAATTCAATGGTCTATCAATCGATGACAGAAAGTGATAGAAACCATTTAAAAAGCATAACTGGAATCAATACAGAAAATTTTTATTATTTAATGCAAGGTACAAATCCATCTAAACAATCATATACCGCTACTATAACAGCTATAGTACCGGATTCAATTGCAGAAGCTAGAAATGAGAGAGTGTACATTGCCTTCGGTAGTGCTACAAGACAACAAAGTAAACGAGATGAAAACAACTACGTAATATTTAGAGAAGAAATAGTACCAGATGTTGTTGCTCCACGAAAGCCCCAAATCCAAACAAATTTAACTGGTAAAGCTGGTACCAGACCCGTTATTGAAGTTCAAGCTGAAAGAAATTCTAAAGTAACTATATATGATAAAGACAGAACACCAATCGGAGAAGCATTTGCTAACAATCGTGGTGTTGCATATGTCACACCTTCACGAGATTTGCCTGAAGGAAACGTAACAGCAACTGCTACAGATAGAGCAATGAGGCCAAATACGTCCGTTCATTCAGACCCTAGAGTTGCCTCAGATACAACTGCACCTGCAAAACCTGTTATTACAACAGATCTAGGAAACAAAGCTAATACGGTTACACCAATTTCTGTAAACGCAGAGGCTGGTTCTAGAGTTGAACTTTTTGATAAGAATAATACTAAATTAGGTGAAGGTATAGCTAATGATCAAGGTGTTGCAACAATAACGCCTACGCGTGCTATTCCAGAGGGTAATGTTACTGCGAAAGCTACAGATAATGCGATTCGTCCTAATACGTCAGTTCCTTCTGATCCTAAAGTTGCTACGGATACGATTCCTCCGACGAAACCTGTTATTACAACTGATTTAACTGGTAAAACTGGATCTAGACCTGCCATCAATGTAACAACAGATCCTAATACGAAGGTTGAATTATTTGATCCACGTGGTAATAAACTTGGTGAAGGTAGAACGGATGAACAAGGTAGAGCTTATATTAAGGTTAATGAATATTTACTTGAAGAAAATATTACAGCCAAAGCTACGGATAATGCCGTAAGACCAAATTCTTCATTATCTGATAGTAGAAAAGCAACAGATACTACACCACCTTATAAACCAACTATTACTACTGATTTAAGAGGTAAAGCGGGCACGAGATCTGAAATAGTTGTTGTTACTGACAATAATACAAAAATTGAATTATTTGATAAAGATAACAATAAAATTGGTGAAGGTAGAACAAATATATTTGGAATAGCTGCAATCATTCCAACTCGTCCTATTCCAGAAGGTAATGTGATTGCAAAAGCTACGGATAATGCACAAATTCCAAATTCATCATATTCATTCCCAGCTAAAGCTACGGATACAACTGCACCAACTAAACCAGTAATTGAAACTGATTTAACTGGTAAGGCAGGAACAACTAATCCAGTTACTGTTAAGGCTGAACCAGGTTCTAATGTGCAATTATTTGATAAAGACAATGAACCTATTGGTAATGCAGTCGCAAATAATCAAGGTAACGCCGTGATTACACCAACGAAACCTTTACCAGAGGGTAATGTTACTGCTAAAGCGACAGATAATGCCCAAACACCTAATACATCTGAAGCTTCTGATCCTAAGAAAGCAACAGATACAACTGCACCAACTAAGCCAGTAATTGAAACTGACTTAACTGGTAAAGCGGGATCAACTGATCCAATCACAGTTAAAGCTGAACCGGGTACGACAGTTGGGTTATTCGATAAAGATAATCAACCAATCGGTTCTGGCGTTGCGGATGATGAAGGTAACGCGGTAATTACGCCAACGAAACCTTTACCTGAAGGTGATGTGACTGCGAAAGCGACTGACAACGCAGAAACGCCAAACACATCTGAAGCTTCTGAGCCTAAGAAAGCGACGGATACTACTGCACCAACTAAACCAGTTATTAATACTGATTTAGATGATAAAGCAGGTACTAAACCTGAAATAGAAGTAACAACTGATCCGAACACGAAAGTTCAATTAGTTGATAAAGATGGCAACGTGATTGGTGAAGGTGTGACTGATGAAAATGGTAATGCGATCATTACACCTAACAAAGAATTACCTGAAGGGCCAGTTAAAGTCGTTGCGTCTGACAATGCAGAAACACCTAATACAAGTGAATCTGACCCAATTAATGTAACGGACAAAACTGCACCTGAAAAACCTGTCATTGAAACTGATTTAACTGGCAAAGCAGGATCAACTGATCCAATTACAGTTAAAGCTGAACCTGGTACTAAAGTTGAATTATTCGACAAAGATAATCAACTAATCGGTTCTGGCGTTGCGGACAATGACGGTAACGCGGCAATTACACCAACTAAACCTTTACCTGAAGGTGACGTTACTGCTAAAGCGACTGATAATGCGGAAACGCCTAATACATCTGAGGCTTCTGATCCTAAGAAAGTTACAGATAATACAGCACCTGAAAAACCTGTTATCGAAACTGATTTAACTGGTAAAGCGGGTTCTAAAGACCCAATTACAGTTAAAGCTGAACCAGGTACAAATGTAGAATTATTCGATAAAGATAATGAACCAATCGGTTCTGGTGTTGCTGATGATGAAGGTAATGCGGTGATTACGCCAAGTAAACCTTTACCTGAAGGTGATGTGACTGCGAAAACGACTGACAACGCAGAAACGCCAAACACATCTGAAGCTTCTGAACCTAAAAAAGCGACGGATACTACTGCACCAACTAAGCCAGTTATTAATACCGACTTAGAAAATAAAGCAGGTACTAAACCTGAAATTGAAGTAACAACTGAGCCAAACACGAAAGTTCAGTTACTTGATAAAGATGGCAACGTGATTGGTGAAGGTGTGACTGATGAAAATGGTAATGCGATTATTACACCAAACAAAGAATTACCTGAAGGTCCAGTTAAAGTCGTTGCGTCTGACGATGCAGAAACACCTAATACAAGTGAATCTGATCCAGTTAATGTAACGGACAAAACTGCACCTGAAAAACCTGTCATTGAATCTGATTTAACTGGTAAAGCGGGTTCTAAAGATCCAATTACAGTTAAAGCTGAACCTGGTACTAAAGTTGAATTATTCGACAAAGATAATGAACCAATCGGTTCTGGTGTTACAGACGATGAAGGAAACGCAGTGATTACACCTACGAAACCTTTACCAGAAGGTGATGTGACTGCGAAAGCAACAGATAACGCGGAAACACCTAATACATCTGAAGCTTCTGAACCTAAGAAAGTAACAGATACTACTGCACCAACTAAACCAGTTATTACTACTGACTTAGATGATAAAGCAGGTACTAAACCTGAAATAGAAGTAACAACTGATCCGAACACGAAAGTTCAGTTACTTGATAAAGATGGCACCGTAATTGGTGAAGGTGTGACTGATGAAAATGGTAATGCGATCATTACACCAAACAAAGAATTACCTGAAGGTCCAGTTAAAGTCGTTGCTTCTGACGATGCAGAAACACCTAATACAAGTGAATCTGATCCAGTTAATGTAACGGACAAAACTGCACCTGAAAAACCTGTCATTGAAACTGATTTAACTGGTAAAGCGGGTTCTAAAGATCCAATTACTGTTAAAGCTGAACCTGGTACTAAAGTTGAATTATTCGACAAAGATAATGAACCAATCGGTTCTGGTGTTGCGGATGATGAAGGTAACGCGGTGATTACACCTACGAAACCTTTACCTGAAGGCAATGTGACTGCCAAAGCTACGGATAACGCAGAAACGCCTAATACGTCTGATGCTTCTGATCCTAAGAAAGTAACAGATACTACTGCACCAACTAAACCAGTTATTACTACTGACTTAGATGATAAAGCAGGTACTAAACCTGAAATAGAAGTAACAACTGATCCGAACACGAAAGTTCAGTTACTTGATAAAGATGGTAACGTGATTGGTGAAGGTGTGACTGATGAAAATGGTAATGCGATCATTACACCTAACAAAGAATTACCTGAAGGTCCAGTTAAAGTCGTTGCGTCTGATAATGCAGAAACACCTAATACAAGTGAATCTGACCCAATTAATGTAACGGACAAAACTGCGCCTAAAAAACCAGTAATTCAAACTGATTTAACAGGTAAAGCAGGATCTAAGCCAGAAATTGCAGTTACTACTGACCCTAATACGAAAGTACAATTAGTTGATAAAGATGGCAATGTGATTGGCGAAGGTATAACAGATGAAAATGGTAATGCGATTATTACACCTAACAAAGAATTACCTGAAGGTCCAATTAAAGTCGTTGCGTCTGATGATGCAGAAACACCTAATACAAGTGAATCTGATTCAACAGTCGTATCATTACCAACAAATATTGAAAGCGACTCTGATGTAGACACTAGCTCTGATAGTGATTCAGACAACAAGTCTGACTCTGACGTGAATACTGGCACTGACAGCGACTCTGATAACAGCTCTGAATCTGATGTAAATACAGGATCTGATAGTGATTCTGATAACAAGTCTGATTCTGATGTGAATACTGGATCTGACAGCGATTCAGATAGCGATTCTGATTCTGACGCTAACACAGGTTCTGACAGTAATTCAGACAATAGCTCCGACTCTGATTCAAACACTGGCTCTGATTCTGATTCAGATAACAGCTCTGATTCTGATGTAAACACTGGCTCAGACAGCGATACTGACAACACTTCTGACTCTGACTTGAACACAGGTTCTGATAGTGATTCTGATAACTCTTCTGACTCTGACGCTAACACTGGCTCTGACAGTGAATCTGATAACAAGTCTGATTCTGATGTAAACACTGGCTCTGAATCTGATTCAGATAACAGCTCTGATTCTGATGTAAACACTGGCTCTGATAGTGATTCTGACAACACTTCTGACTCTGACGTGAATACAGGTTCTGACAGTGATTCAGATAACAGCTCTGATTCTGATGTAAACACTGGCTCAGACAGCGATACTGACAACACTTCTGACTCTGACGCGAATACTGGCTCAGATAGCGATTCTGATAACAAGTCTGATTCTGATGTAAACACTGGTTCTGATAGCGATTCTGATAACAAGTCTGATTCTGATGTAAACACTGGCTCTGATAGTGATTCTGATAACAGCTCTGATTCGGTTGTAAACACTGGCTCTGATTCTGATGTGAACACTGGCTCTGACAGCGATTCAGACAACAACTCTGATTCGGATGTAAACACTGGTTCAGATAGTGATTCAGACAACAACTCTGATTCTGATGTAAACACTGGTTCAGACAGCGAGTCTGATAATAGCTCTGATTCTGATGTGAATACTGGCTCTGACAGCGATTCAGATAGCGATTCTGATTCTGACGCGAATACTGGTTCAGATAGTGATTCTGACAACACTTCTGACTCTGACTTGAACACAGGTTCTGATAGTGATTCTGATAACTCTTCTGACTCTGACGCTAACACTGGCTCTGACAGTGAATCTGATAACAGCTCTGATTCGGAGGTAAATACAGGTTCTGACAGTGATTCTGATAACAAGTCTGATTCTGATGTGAATTCAGGATCTGACAGCGATTCAGACAACAACTCTGATTCGGATGTAAATACAGGTTCTGACAGCGAGTCTGATAATAGCTCTGATTCTGACGTGAATACAGGTTCTGACAGCGATTCAGATAACAGTTCTGACTCTGACGCGAATACAGGTTCAGATAGCGATTCAGATAGCAGCTCTGATTCTGATGTAAATTCTGGTTCTGATAGTGATTCAGACAACTCTTCTGACTCTGACGTGAATACAGGTTCTGACAGTGATTCAGATAATAGCTTTGATTCTGATGTAAACACTGGCTCAGACAGCGATACTGACAACACTTCTGACTCTGACACGAATACTGGCTCTGATAGTGATTCTGACAACACTTCTGACTCTGACTTGAACACTGGCTCTGATAGTGATTCAGATAACAGCTCTGATTCTGACGTGAACACAGGTTCTGACAGCGAGTCTGATAACAGCTCTGATTCGGACGCTAACACTGGCTCTGACAGTGAATCTGATAACAACTCTGATTCTGATGTAAACACTGGCTCAGATAGTGACTCAGATAACAGCTCTGATTCGGATGTAAATTCTGGTTCAGATAGTGATTCTGACGCGAATACTGGATCTGATAGTGAATCTGATAACAGCTCTGATTCGGAGGTAAATACAGGTTCTGACAGTGATTCTGACAACAGCTCTGACTCAGATGTAAACACTGGTTCTGACAGCGATTCTGATAACAGTTCTGATTCTGATGTAAACACTGGTTCTGATAGTGATTCAGATAACAGCTCTGATTCGGAGGTAAATACAGGTTCTGACAGTGATTCTGATAACAAGTCTGATTCTGATGTGAATTCAGGATCTGACAGCGATTCAGACAACAACTCTGACTCTGATGTGAACACTGGCTCAGACAGTGATTCAGACAACAACTCTGATTCTGATGTGAATTCAGGATCTGACAGTGATTCAGATAACAAGTCTGACTCTGACGCGAATACTGGCTCAGATAGCGATTCTGATAACAAGTCTGATTCTGATGTAAACACTGGTTCTGATAGTGATTCAGACAACAGCTCTGATTCGGATGTAAATTCAGGTTCTGATAGTGATTCTGACGTGAATACAGGTTCTGACAGCGATTCAGATAACAGTTCTGACTCTGACGCGAATACAGGTTCAGATAGCGATTCAGATAGCAGCTCTGATTCTGATGTTAACACTGGATCTTACAGTGACTCTGATAACAACTCTGATTCGGATGTAAATTCTGGTTCTGATAGTGATTCAGATAACATCTCTGATTCTGATGTAAACACTGGTTCTGATAGCGATTCTGATAACAACTCTGATTCTGATGTGAACACTGGATCTGATAGCGATTCTGATAACAGTTCTGATTCTGATGTGAACACTGGATCTGATAGTGATTCAGACAACATCTCTGATTCTGATGTAAATACAGGTTCTGATAGTGATTCTGACAACAAGTCTGATTCTGATGTGAACACTGGTTCTGACAGCGATTCTGACAACAGCTCTGACTCTGATGTAAATTCAGGATCTGACAGCGAATCTGACAACAGCTCTGACTCAGATGTAAACACTGGTTCTGACAGTGATTCAGATAACAACTCTGATTCGGATGTGAATTCAGGATCTGATAGTGATTCTGATGTAAACACTGGTTCTGATAGTGATTCAGACAACAGCTCTGATTCTGATGTAAATACAGGTTCTGATAGTGATTCAGACAACAACTCTGATTCGGATGTAAATTCTGGATCTGATAGCGATTCTGATAACAGTTCTGATTCTGGTGCAAACACAGGTTCTGATAGCGAATCTGACAACAATTCTGATTCGGATGCGAACACTGGTTCAGATAGTGATTCAGACAACAGCTCTGATTCGGATGTAAATACAGGTTCTGACAGCGATTCAGATATCAACTCTGATTCGGATGCGAATACTGGATCTGATAGCGATTCTGATAATCCTTCAGACTCTGACACTAACACTGGATCTGATAGCGATTCTGATAACAGTTCTGATTCTGATGCAAACACAGGTTCTGATAGCGATTCTGATAACAGTTCTGATTCTGATGCAAACACAGGTTCTGATAGCGAATCTGACAACAATTCTGATTCTGATGCGAACACTGGTTCTGATAGTGATTCAGACAACAGCTCTGATTCGGATGTAAATACAGGTTCTGATACTGATTCAGACAACAACTCTGATTCTGATGTAAACACAGGTTCAGATAGCGATTCAGATATCAACTCTGATTCGGATGCGAATACTGGATCTGATAGCGAATCTGATAATCCTTCAGACTCTGACACTAACACTGGGTCTGACAGTGACTCTGATATCAACTCTGATTCTGATGCAAACACAGGTTCTGACAGCGATTCTGATAACTCTTCAGACTCTGACGCTAATACTGGCTCTGATAGTGATTCAGATAACAACTCTGATTCTGATGTAAACACTGGATCTGACAGTGACTCTGATAACAACTCTGATTCGGATGTAAATTCTGGTTCTGATAGTGATTCAGACAACAACTCTGATTCGGATGTAAATTCTGGTTCTGATAGTGATTCAGACAACAGCTCTGATTCGGATGTGAATTCAGGATCTGACAGTGATTCAGATAACAAGTCTGACTCTGACGCGAATACTGGCTCAGCTAACACTTCTCATAATAAAGGTGAGGCTGATACAAACTCAGGTTCAACTAGCGATTCAAACATCAACTTAGATTCTGATGCAAATACTTCATCTAATAGTGATTCAGATAATAATGCTACTGCAGATAACAAGTCTGATATTACTAAAGAATTAAATGCTGATATTGTCTCTAGCTCTGCTAATGGAACAACTTCAAGTGATAATTCAGGAAATGTTAACGAAAAAGATAATCAAGCAGATAAAAACACTTTACCTGATACAGGTGAGCAACCTTTAAATAATTCAACTTTAATAGGTTCATTATTTGCTGGTCTTGGTTCTATTTTCTTATTTGGTCGTCGTAAAAGAGAAAAAGAAGATCAATCTAAAAATTAA
- a CDS encoding queuosine precursor transporter: MYNELVGIGTFFVTFILMLVLFRFFGKTGLFVWVAIGTIIANIQVIKTVELFSVSATLGNVMFASIYLATDILNDIYGRKQAKKAVWLGFSSVIVMVILLQCSLAFIPASEDISQKALETIFNIVPRIAIGSIIAYIIGQHLDVLLFSLIKKRFSSDKTFYLRAYGSTIISSIVDTAIFVLIAFYGNLPNNVVFEIFITTYFLKLITTISNVPFGYIAKSMYKNGKITE, encoded by the coding sequence ATGTATAACGAATTAGTAGGAATTGGAACATTTTTTGTAACATTTATATTAATGTTAGTTTTATTCCGATTCTTTGGTAAAACCGGCCTGTTTGTTTGGGTTGCTATAGGAACTATTATAGCAAATATACAGGTGATTAAAACAGTAGAACTATTTTCAGTAAGTGCAACTTTAGGAAATGTAATGTTTGCATCCATTTATTTAGCAACAGATATCTTAAATGATATCTATGGTAGAAAACAAGCAAAGAAAGCAGTATGGTTAGGATTTTCTTCAGTAATTGTAATGGTAATATTATTACAATGCTCACTTGCATTTATACCAGCAAGTGAAGATATCTCTCAAAAAGCACTTGAGACAATATTTAATATTGTACCAAGAATTGCAATAGGTTCTATCATTGCTTATATTATTGGTCAACATTTAGATGTATTATTGTTTAGTTTAATCAAAAAAAGATTTTCATCAGATAAGACGTTTTATTTACGTGCATATGGAAGTACAATAATAAGTTCGATAGTAGATACTGCAATATTTGTATTAATTGCATTCTATGGCAATCTACCGAATAACGTTGTATTTGAGATATTTATAACAACCTATTTCTTGAAATTAATTACTACAATTTCAAATGTGCCATTTGGTTATATAGCAAAATCCATGTATAAAAACGGTAAAATCACAGAGTAA